Genomic DNA from Candidatus Saccharibacteria bacterium:
GGATCGTTGAGCAAGCGGCTATAGTCGGCCTGAGATATTCCTTTGGCAAACAGATTGTTATCGTAGCCCGGATAGTTAACTGCTGCCAACACCTGGCCGTTTTGAGGATTGACTGCTATTGCTGCTCCCGCCTTAGCGCCAGCCTTCTGAACTCCAGCCGCCAAAGCTTCGTAGGCTTTTGCCTGTAGATTCTTGTCGATTGAAAGAATTAAACCATTGCCAGGAGTTGGCTCAATTTTTGCCAAGTATTTTATAGGCTGTCCCGAGGCATCGACAGCCGTTTGTTCCTTGCCATCTACTCCCTTTAGATCTTGCTCATAGGATTGTTCGAGACCACTTTTGCCAATGTAGTCAATTTGGCGGTAGTTGGGGTACTGAGCCCATTCCTCGGCTGATATGCGCCCGGTGTAACCCAAAAAATGCGATAAATTACCCCCATCTAGATATTCCCTGATCGGGTTGACCTCTATAGAAAAGCCCCTCAGGCCGGCCTGGTATTCATCAATATTTAGAGCCGTGTCGCGGTCGACATTTTCGGCCACCACAACTGCTTGAGAATATTTTAGCCCTTTTGATTCTGCTTTGGCTTTTAGCTCGGCCGGCGAAGACCGCAACAGCCCTGCCAAGAGATTGTATTGAGACTGACGATCAGTAGCATTGCTTGGAAGCTGGCTCGGCATGGCTGTTAAATCGTAGTTGGCTACATTGCGCGCCACCACCTGACCATTACGATCATATATGGTGCCGCGGGGAGCTGTAATGTTTTGTGAGCGAACTCTGTTGCCAGCTGCTAGCGCCGTCGATTGCCGGCCATTTACAATTTGTAAATTGGCTAGCCGCGCAAACAAAACGATCGCCACGCCCAGCGTAGCAACTGCAAATACTATAAAAAAGGCGATCGGTAGACTGTCATAACCAGCAACCTGGTCGCTGCTACCGGTCATAACTGCTGCCGACCAGTCCTCGCTGGTTTTTACCGATTGCTCTCGCTTCGACGGCTTAAAACTTATGGCTCGATCATAAAAGTCACCAAATATCTTCAAGCTAACCCCCTGTTTGAATAGTAACCCCTACCTAGCATAAAAGTGTGACCATCGTCCGAGTAGTTGATAGAGAAATTTTATGGCTGGCAAGAGTAGCCAGGTCAACGCTCCAGCCACAACAGTCCGCCCCAATAGTATTAGTGCGATACTCGTCCAACCAGATACCAGTAAGAACTGTTGGGTGCCTACAACCCGAATAAAGCCGTACAGCAGACTAAAGCCACCGGCCAGCAGAATCATGACTATTACCGACGGTTCTTTTTCGCCCAGCTTAAAGACTAACTTAGATATCAACACCACCAACAAATAGTAAACCATGTGCAGA
This window encodes:
- the mrdA gene encoding penicillin-binding protein 2; translation: MKIFGDFYDRAISFKPSKREQSVKTSEDWSAAVMTGSSDQVAGYDSLPIAFFIVFAVATLGVAIVLFARLANLQIVNGRQSTALAAGNRVRSQNITAPRGTIYDRNGQVVARNVANYDLTAMPSQLPSNATDRQSQYNLLAGLLRSSPAELKAKAESKGLKYSQAVVVAENVDRDTALNIDEYQAGLRGFSIEVNPIREYLDGGNLSHFLGYTGRISAEEWAQYPNYRQIDYIGKSGLEQSYEQDLKGVDGKEQTAVDASGQPIKYLAKIEPTPGNGLILSIDKNLQAKAYEALAAGVQKAGAKAGAAIAVNPQNGQVLAAVNYPGYDNNLFAKGISQADYSRLLNDPSKPLFNRTLNGSYPIGSTIKPFISSAALDEKVINASTIVDDKGKLEVQNQYNPSIVYTFKGWEASGLGPVNVVKALTWSSDIFFYVVGGGYQGFKGVGPEKLVAWYKKFGFGQKTNIDIKSESNGYVPTPATKQQKTGEPWGLGDTYNISIGQGDFLATPMQLVMATAAIANGGTLYEPRVALEVRSPSGQTVRKIEPVPVRQNVVSSQALDLIRQGMEQAVAAGTACCSIKNEVPVQVAGKTGTAETSSQGFDGKNPTTKPDAWFVAYAPAKNPQIAMVVLVENSGEGAEYSVPVTNEILKWYFSPR